A window of Mus pahari chromosome 7, PAHARI_EIJ_v1.1, whole genome shotgun sequence contains these coding sequences:
- the LOC110324656 gene encoding proline-rich protein 30-like, with protein sequence MLPQNKDQVLLQNAVPPACFPPVFSRFVDAPPRNLASPPHQTLPSSHFPLPTTTQTHSPRPYFYSLDPNSDFVPLPSSSSLPRSSSCFRQNYTYFGEKLPSPHSPSPSNYQLCLSPPLTRSFLSQLQNSSSHSCKSPSRLQNFQSSKITSPDPSLPSRGVQSKKQAQQCPQSRSSRSSRRVRGCVPSKVNPAEFKDPDTLTQVLVDHVGRCRIARDLQIQLLQRLWLGTASPAPVVEYPICLVCLQLRTPSCPTPKYKTIPLLLAFPKLLPCAQGPEPGPLGIGIGFKLHLARGQAKALHLLPKKLPKGAESQEEALQSQKPATQGPIQITSDQFSSLAHSSSLQSVDLHSPKPSQCSGSLLQEPRLCPQSPHLLSQRPVPLGSIL encoded by the coding sequence ATGTTGCCTCAAAACAAGGACCAGGTGCTGCTACAGAACGCAGTACCGCCAGCGTGTTTCCCTCCGGTCTTTTCACGGTTTGTGGACGCCCCTCCACGCAACTTAGCATCTCCTCCCCATCAgaccctcccttcttcccacttTCCTTTGCCCACCACCACACAGACCCACTCTCCTAGACCTTACTTCTATTCTTTGGACCCTAATTCTGactttgttcctcttccttcctcttcctctctaccACGATCCTCCTCTTGCTTTCGCCAAAACTATACTTATTTTGGTGAAAAACTCCCCTCTccacactccccctccccctccaactATCAGctatgtctctctccccctctgacCCGCTCCTTTCTTTCCCAGCTACAAAATTCCTCTTCTCATTCCTGTAAGTCCCCTTCTCGTCTCCAGAACTTTCAAAGCTCCAAGATCACTTCCCCTGACCCCAGCTTGCCTTCTCGAGGGGTTCAGAGTAAGAAGCAAGCCCAGCAGTGTCCCCAGTCCAGAAGCAGCAGGTCCTCTAGGCGGGTAAGGGGATGTGTGCCAAGCAAGGTGAACCCTGCAGAATTCAAGGACCCAGATACCCTCACCCAAGTCCTGGTGGACCATGTGGGGCGCTGCAGAATCGCACGAGACCTGCAGATACAGCTTCTGCAGCGCCTGTGGCTCGGCACAGCCAGCCCGGCCCCAGTCGTGGAGTACCCCATATGTCTAGTGTGTCTCCAGCTCCGCACCCCatcttgccccacccccaagtaCAAGACTATACCCCTGCTGCTTGCCTTCCCTAAACTTCTGCCCTGTGCCCAGGGCCCAGAACCTGGGCCTCTCGGAATAGGCATTGGTTTCAAGCTCCACCTGGCTCGGGGCCAGGCCAAGGCTTTGCATCTGCTGCCCAAAAAACTCCCGAAGGGAGCAGAGTCTCAAGAAGAGGCCCTCCAGAGTCAAAAACCAGCAACCCAGGGACCGATTCAAATCACCAGTGACCAATTCAGTTCACTGGCACACTCTTCCAGCCTCCAGTCTGTAGACCTTCATTCACCAAAACCCAGCCAGTGTTCCGGGTCTCTACTTCAGGAGCCAAGACTGTGTCCCCAAAGCCCACACCTTCTGTCTCAGAGGCCTGTGCCTCTAGGGTCTATTCTCTGA